In Sphingomonas phyllosphaerae, one DNA window encodes the following:
- a CDS encoding invasion associated locus B family protein, which translates to MVAHLRSSVRAISLFVGAWLAMPDSCAAAPPAPSAIAAHGNWAVRCGRVGARAGFCEIAQQVESNFKERPVLLLSLSCVAEQRRCAIEAELPPRLRTGQVVLFQEDEEKPLELPMIDCDAARCLAGAVLPFETAATIARARRLKITFDDPKAGRLNIPLTVNGLADAIADMIGRNTVIAAQGVSNSTQTRKDTMTPFLAATALASAITPPAATPPKSVATAAPAQSTAAPKSEHYGDWSVLCVDRTDLPPCEAVQGLQPKDAASQPLRFSFAYAGQGDRYGVQFQVPLGILVQVQPLIRLDDKTDLSDFRVTRCEAEGCFIDRVMTKAELEPFFKAAKGLVAVADRAGKPVVLPLSLNGFAQAMQVMTTRNQAWSAKHPAPAATTPPPAKAPITLGKQQ; encoded by the coding sequence ATGGTTGCACATCTTCGTTCCAGCGTGCGGGCGATATCGCTGTTCGTCGGAGCCTGGTTGGCGATGCCGGACAGCTGCGCCGCGGCGCCGCCCGCGCCATCGGCAATCGCCGCTCATGGCAATTGGGCGGTCCGGTGTGGTCGCGTGGGCGCGCGCGCCGGCTTTTGTGAAATCGCGCAACAGGTTGAAAGCAATTTCAAAGAGCGCCCGGTGCTCCTGTTGTCGCTAAGTTGCGTGGCTGAACAACGACGGTGCGCAATCGAAGCGGAGTTGCCGCCGCGGTTGCGGACAGGTCAAGTGGTGCTGTTTCAAGAGGATGAGGAGAAGCCCCTCGAATTGCCGATGATCGATTGCGACGCCGCTCGTTGCCTTGCGGGAGCCGTGTTGCCCTTCGAAACCGCGGCGACGATCGCGCGGGCGCGCCGGTTGAAGATAACGTTCGATGACCCAAAAGCGGGACGTCTGAACATTCCTTTGACGGTGAATGGTCTGGCGGATGCTATCGCCGACATGATCGGGCGCAACACTGTGATCGCGGCGCAAGGCGTAAGTAATTCAACACAGACAAGGAAAGATACGATGACCCCGTTCCTGGCCGCGACGGCGCTGGCTTCGGCGATCACGCCGCCAGCCGCCACTCCGCCGAAATCCGTTGCTACCGCTGCGCCGGCACAATCGACGGCTGCCCCGAAGAGCGAACATTATGGCGACTGGTCGGTGCTGTGTGTCGATCGCACCGACTTACCGCCGTGCGAGGCGGTGCAGGGGCTGCAACCCAAGGACGCGGCGAGCCAGCCGTTGCGCTTCTCCTTCGCCTATGCCGGGCAGGGGGATCGGTACGGCGTCCAGTTCCAGGTGCCGCTCGGCATTCTGGTTCAGGTGCAGCCGCTGATCCGGCTCGACGACAAGACCGACCTCTCCGATTTCCGCGTCACGCGCTGCGAAGCCGAAGGCTGCTTCATCGATCGCGTGATGACGAAAGCGGAGCTGGAGCCGTTCTTCAAGGCCGCCAAGGGGCTGGTCGCGGTTGCCGATCGCGCGGGAAAGCCGGTCGTCCTGCCGTTGTCGCTCAACGGCTTCGCGCAGGCGATGCAGGTGATGACGACGCGCAACCAGGCGTGGAGCGCCAAGCATCCGGCGCCCGCCGCAACCACTCCACCTCCCGCCAAGGCTCCGATCACCCTCGGCAAACAACAATAA
- a CDS encoding SapC family protein: MLPMTSAPLPRFYRFVTPLISRLHRHLTYEMPETPDYTFAARAETIDLTIDEFPAAIMHYPIVFGGGDALRPMVLTGQPDTQRNQFINDDGSWRDKAYIPAYVRRYPFLLARLDPEVDEMSLCFDGACPWLRDHDEGNLFSDGDNPSETTRQILEFCQNYEAAVRRTRFFIDELLELELLVDLVRVDSAGRAVPVKGFSMVDEERLRQLRAEPLRKLMSTGAQAAIFAHLFSLRHLGQRLAVGTTETTEAA; this comes from the coding sequence ATGCTTCCGATGACCAGTGCGCCGCTTCCGCGTTTCTATCGCTTCGTCACGCCGTTGATCAGCAGGCTTCACCGCCACCTGACCTATGAGATGCCCGAAACGCCCGATTACACCTTTGCCGCGCGCGCCGAGACGATCGACCTGACGATCGATGAGTTTCCGGCAGCGATCATGCATTACCCGATCGTGTTCGGTGGCGGCGACGCGTTGCGCCCGATGGTGCTGACGGGCCAGCCGGACACGCAGCGGAACCAGTTCATCAATGACGACGGTTCGTGGCGCGACAAGGCCTATATCCCGGCCTATGTGCGGCGTTATCCGTTCCTGCTGGCGCGTCTCGATCCCGAAGTCGACGAAATGAGCCTGTGCTTCGACGGCGCCTGTCCGTGGCTGCGCGACCATGACGAAGGCAATCTGTTCAGCGACGGCGACAATCCCAGCGAGACGACGCGGCAGATCCTCGAATTTTGTCAGAATTACGAGGCAGCGGTGCGCCGGACGCGCTTCTTCATCGACGAACTGCTGGAACTCGAGCTGTTGGTGGATCTGGTGCGTGTCGACAGTGCAGGGCGTGCGGTGCCCGTGAAAGGGTTCAGCATGGTCGACGAGGAGCGCCTGCGGCAATTGCGTGCAGAACCGCTACGCAAGTTGATGAGCACGGGCGCGCAGGCGGCGATCTTCGCGCACCTCTTCTCGCTGCGTCACCTCGGCCAGCGCCTGGCGGTCGGCACTACCGAAACGACCGAAGCAGCTTGA
- a CDS encoding SapC family protein: MTDATPAALPQFYRAVTPLLSQLHQKLIFRDRDPADYRFGAASPAIVLTTDEFIPAEADYPIVFASAETPMPVVLTGMPGATNRHVDADGQWAAERYIPAYVRRYPFLLAKLNENATDLTLCFDSESDRFVEGDDGNLFDGDEPTALTRDVLGFCEQFEGAIRRTENFVRELQDLDLLIEAEASMPGEDGTPRVLRGFQMVSEEKLKSLRGDQYRKLVQSGALALIFAHLFSLRRIGSLFAQEPQPEQHTASSTGR, encoded by the coding sequence ATGACTGACGCGACCCCCGCCGCATTGCCGCAATTCTACAGAGCGGTGACGCCGTTACTCAGCCAGCTTCACCAGAAGCTGATTTTTCGCGATCGCGATCCCGCCGACTATCGCTTCGGCGCGGCAAGCCCCGCGATCGTCCTGACGACCGACGAGTTCATCCCGGCGGAAGCGGACTATCCGATCGTCTTCGCGAGCGCCGAAACCCCGATGCCGGTCGTGCTGACGGGAATGCCGGGCGCCACGAACCGTCACGTCGATGCGGACGGGCAGTGGGCGGCTGAACGGTACATTCCGGCCTATGTGCGCCGCTATCCGTTCCTGCTCGCCAAGCTCAACGAGAATGCGACCGATCTGACCCTATGCTTCGACAGCGAAAGTGATCGTTTCGTCGAGGGTGATGACGGCAATCTGTTCGATGGTGACGAGCCGACGGCATTGACCCGCGACGTCCTCGGTTTTTGCGAGCAGTTCGAAGGTGCGATCCGCCGCACCGAAAACTTCGTGCGCGAATTGCAGGATCTCGATCTCCTGATCGAGGCGGAAGCGAGCATGCCGGGCGAAGACGGCACGCCGCGCGTACTCCGCGGATTCCAGATGGTATCGGAAGAAAAGCTCAAGAGCCTGCGCGGCGATCAATATCGCAAGCTCGTCCAGTCGGGGGCGCTGGCGCTGATCTTCGCGCATCTGTTCTCGCTGCGCCGGATCGGTTCGCTGTTCGCGCAGGAGCCGCAGCCGGAACAACACACGGCGTCATCAACCGGGCGCTGA
- a CDS encoding glucokinase — protein sequence MDAAGIVAHVGRKGLRFALTDSAGELVPSSMRQYGSEQSSSVSGALSTFQHDSRLARLPANLAIAVAGLPRGDAISITHTRWYVSRSGLQAMLGRPPLILNDFEAEAWALCGHRHHTLLPLGSMPAVCLQRPGTYCVIGMTSGLGVSVLVHEPDGSVNVLATEAGHAGFAPASRKMADLVAAIFPERYPVVAEHLISATGLVAIYNELARAQKLEKRFTKPEDITRLAGIDPLARRACELLCEAFWTYTSGLVLGFGAWDGVIVTGKLAVALREILALAPMAAVFQGTGKYMRLLASVPRSVTALEHGELNGAAHALARHAFREAGASRPSGRSSDLPISPRPPERTPVLPS from the coding sequence ATGGATGCCGCAGGGATTGTCGCACATGTCGGCCGCAAGGGGCTGCGCTTCGCGCTGACCGACAGCGCCGGGGAACTCGTTCCCAGCAGTATGCGGCAATATGGGTCCGAGCAGAGTTCGAGCGTCTCCGGGGCGCTCTCGACGTTCCAGCACGATTCGCGGCTGGCGCGGCTGCCCGCCAATCTGGCGATCGCCGTCGCGGGGTTGCCCCGCGGCGACGCGATTTCCATCACCCACACCCGCTGGTATGTCTCGCGGTCGGGATTGCAGGCGATGCTCGGGCGGCCGCCGCTCATCCTTAACGATTTCGAGGCCGAGGCGTGGGCGCTTTGCGGCCATCGCCACCACACGTTGCTGCCGCTCGGCTCGATGCCGGCGGTCTGCCTGCAACGTCCGGGCACCTATTGCGTGATCGGCATGACCTCGGGACTGGGCGTGTCGGTGCTCGTCCATGAGCCCGACGGCAGCGTGAACGTGCTCGCCACCGAAGCCGGACATGCCGGCTTCGCCCCGGCATCGCGGAAGATGGCCGATCTCGTCGCCGCGATCTTTCCGGAGCGTTATCCGGTCGTGGCCGAGCATCTGATCTCCGCCACCGGCCTCGTCGCCATCTACAACGAGCTGGCGCGCGCGCAGAAGCTTGAGAAGCGTTTCACCAAGCCCGAGGATATCACGCGCCTCGCCGGCATCGATCCGCTCGCGCGCAGGGCATGCGAGCTGTTGTGCGAAGCGTTCTGGACCTACACCAGCGGACTGGTGCTCGGCTTCGGGGCGTGGGACGGCGTGATCGTCACCGGGAAACTGGCGGTTGCACTCCGCGAGATCCTTGCACTCGCGCCGATGGCGGCGGTCTTTCAGGGTACCGGCAAGTACATGCGGCTTCTCGCATCGGTGCCGCGGTCGGTCACCGCGTTGGAGCATGGCGAACTCAACGGCGCCGCACATGCCTTGGCCCGTCACGCGTTCCGCGAGGCAGGCGCGTCGCGACCGTCGGGGCGATCGTCCGACCTGCCGATCTCCCCGCGCCCTCCGGAACGAACGCCGGTCCTTCCATCATAA
- a CDS encoding cation:proton antiporter: protein MAPAQLSVLFFMQLFAIVAVSRGVGWLAKRYLGQPQVVGEMIAGVLLGPSLLGLLAPEWQALLFPKETRGLLYAVAQLGVGLYMFIVGLGFRADHFRSNARSATAVSLSGMIAPFAVAVVLAPWLRSIPGLFGPTVTATQAALFTGACIAITAFPMLARIIHERGLSGTPLGTLSLSSGAIDDAGAWTVLAVVLATFGDGAGVAIKVIGGAAIFAVVVLGVGPRLLRPLGARAERTGMVGQTETGIALMLFLLAAFAMDAVGMHAVFGGFLLGVAMPRGAFAEGLRRQLEPMTVLLLLPCFFTFSGLNTQLALVADPALLVVTLVVLAASIVAKGGACWAAARLTGQDNATALGVGALMNARGLMELIIINIGLARGIIGPALFSMLVLMAIATTLMTSPLFEFVYGRRARARGELGALDDEGAAPAPERALS from the coding sequence ATCGCGGGCGTCTTGCTCGGACCGTCGCTGCTCGGGCTGCTCGCCCCGGAGTGGCAGGCGCTGCTGTTCCCGAAGGAGACGCGCGGGCTGCTCTATGCGGTCGCGCAGCTCGGCGTCGGGCTCTACATGTTCATCGTCGGGCTCGGCTTCCGCGCGGACCATTTCCGCAGCAACGCACGTAGCGCCACCGCCGTGTCGCTGTCGGGAATGATCGCACCATTTGCGGTCGCGGTCGTGCTCGCCCCGTGGCTTCGCTCGATCCCCGGACTGTTCGGCCCCACGGTCACCGCGACGCAGGCCGCCTTGTTCACCGGCGCGTGCATCGCGATCACCGCCTTCCCGATGCTCGCCCGGATCATCCACGAACGCGGGCTGTCGGGCACGCCGCTCGGCACGCTGTCGCTTTCTTCGGGCGCGATCGACGACGCCGGGGCGTGGACGGTGTTGGCGGTGGTGCTGGCGACCTTCGGTGACGGAGCCGGCGTCGCGATCAAGGTGATCGGCGGCGCGGCGATCTTCGCGGTCGTGGTGCTCGGCGTTGGCCCCCGGCTGTTGCGCCCACTCGGCGCGCGGGCGGAGCGGACCGGAATGGTGGGTCAGACCGAGACGGGCATTGCGCTGATGCTGTTCCTGCTTGCCGCCTTCGCGATGGATGCGGTCGGCATGCACGCGGTGTTCGGCGGCTTCCTGCTCGGCGTGGCGATGCCGCGCGGCGCCTTTGCAGAAGGTTTGCGGCGGCAGCTCGAACCGATGACCGTGCTGCTGCTGCTACCGTGCTTCTTCACGTTCAGCGGGCTCAACACGCAGCTGGCGCTGGTGGCCGATCCGGCGCTGCTCGTCGTCACGCTGGTGGTGCTCGCCGCGTCGATCGTCGCAAAGGGCGGCGCATGCTGGGCGGCGGCGCGGCTTACCGGGCAGGACAATGCCACTGCGCTCGGGGTCGGCGCGCTGATGAACGCGCGCGGACTGATGGAGCTGATCATCATCAACATCGGGCTGGCACGCGGCATCATCGGGCCGGCACTGTTCTCGATGCTCGTGCTGATGGCGATCGCGACGACGCTGATGACCTCGCCGTTGTTCGAATTCGTCTATGGTCGCCGTGCCCGTGCACGCGGCGAACTGGGCGCGCTCGACGACGAAGGCGCAGCGCCTGCTCCGGAACGGGCGCTGTCCTGA